The DNA sequence GATCACGGCTGCGCCGACGACCCGGCCCCAACTGCCGCTGCGTATTGCGCGCACCGCCTCCCGTTCCTCGATCGCATCCAGGTTCAGGTACCGCAGATCGCGGTAGAGATCCCGGGCCAGTGTCGTTTTTCCGGTCTGGCGCGCTCCGGTCAGAACCACCAGGCGGCGCTTGTCCGCAATTGGCAGCCGAGTGGTGAGCCACCGGAATCTCTGTATTATCGTTCTCACTGATACCGATATTACAGGTTATTCAGCCTCATGATCAATATATTTCCTGTGTTTTCATCGTTTCCAGGAGCAACCCTACAATATCTCCCGGCACCCGCCGCCGGCGTCCCGGGTGAAGCCGGGATCAACCCTGCGGTAGCATTACCCTGATGCGGTTGGGAGGATCCCAGATTGGGATTGCCGCGGCACTGGTGTTGTTCACCTGGTGCTCGCGTTCGGAACCGGAAACGACCCAGGACGAGACGACGATTGCCATGCCACAGAATCCTTTTTTCACTGAGAGTTCCCTACCATTCAACTACCCGCGGTTCGATCGGATCGACGAGCGGCACTTCCGGCCCGCCTTCGAGCAGGGCATGGCCCGGCACCTGGACCAGGTGAACGCCATCGCCAACCAGGCGGAGCCTCCCACGTTCGAAAACACTCTGGTTGCGCTCGAGCGTTCCGGCCGGATGCTCAGACGGGTCAGGAGCGTCTTCTTCAACCTGGTCCTCGCCCACACCAACGACAAGCTGGACGAGATCCGGAGCGAGATGGCTCCGAAACTTTCCGCCCACAGAGACCGCATTCTGCTGAACCGCAAGCTGTTCGAACGGGTCCGGGACCTGTACGGCCGCCGGGCGGCGCTGGGTATCGACGACGAGTCGCGGCGCCTGATCGAGGAGTATTTCACCGACTTCGTGCGGGCGGGCGCGCGGCTCTCGGAGTCGGGCCAGGCTCGGCTCCAGGAGATCAACGTCGATCTGGCCGGCCTGCAGACGCGCTTCAGCCAGAACCTGCTGTCCGAGGTCAACGATTCCGCTGTCGTCGTCGCCGACCGCGGACAACTGGAAGGATTGTCGGAAAACGAGATCCAGGCGGCGGCGGATGCGGCGGCGGCCCGGGACCTGAAGGGAAAGTTCCTGGTTGCGCTCCGGAACACCAGTGGCCAGCCGCCATTGACCTGGATCCGGGACCGCGCGATGCGGAAACGGATCATGGAGGCGTCCCAAGCCCGCGGCAGCCGGGGAGGCGAGTTCGACAATCGGGGCATCGTGGCCCGCTCCGCCAGGCTGCGGGCGGAACGGGCGGCGCTCCTCGGCTATCCCAACCATGCCGCCTACAGCCTGGAGCGGCAGACGGCGAAGACGGTGGAGGCGGTCAACCGCTTTCTCTCCCAACTGGCGGAGGCGGCGGCCGCCAACGCCGCGCGGGAGGCACGGGACCTGCAGGCCATGATTGACGGCGACGGCGGGAGCCATCCGCTGGCCTCGTGGGATTGGGCCTACTACGCGGAGCAGGTTCGCAGGAAACGGTATGACTTCGACGCGTCTCAGCTTCGACCCTACTTCGAAATCGACAACGTCTTGCAAAAGGGCGTCTTCTACGCGGCGAACCGGCTGTTCGGGATCAGCCTTCACGAGCGGACCGATCTCCCCACCCACCACCCGGACGTGAGGGTGTTCGACGTTCTCGACGCCGACTCCCGGCCGCTGGCCCTGTTTCTGGTCGACCTCTATGCCCGGTCCTCCAAACAGGGGGGCGCCTGGATGAGCTCGTTCGTCTCCCAGTCGGAGCTGCTGGGGACCCGGGCGGTAATCGGAAACTACATGAATGTCCCGAAGCCCCCCGCCGGGGAGCCGACGCTGCTGAGCGTCGATGAGGTGGAGACGTTGTTTCACGAGTTCGGTCACGCGCTCCACGGCATCTTCTCTTCGGTGCGCTACCCCTATTTCTCGGGAACGTCCGTGGCTCGCGACTTCGTCGAATTCCCCTCCCAGATCAACGAAATGTGGGCCACCTGGCCGGAGGTGGTGGCGAACTACGCGGTCCATTTCGAGACCGGGGAGCCCATGCCCATGGAATTGGTGGAAAAGATGTTGGCCGCCGAGAAATTCAACCAGGGATTCGCCACCACCGAGTACCTGGCCGCCTCGCTGCTGGACCAGGCGTGGCACCAGATCACGGTCGAGGAAGCGCCCGATGACGAGGGTGTGATCGATTTCGAGAAGGCGGTGCTGGCCGAGGCCG is a window from the Acidobacteriota bacterium genome containing:
- a CDS encoding M3 family metallopeptidase; translated protein: MPQNPFFTESSLPFNYPRFDRIDERHFRPAFEQGMARHLDQVNAIANQAEPPTFENTLVALERSGRMLRRVRSVFFNLVLAHTNDKLDEIRSEMAPKLSAHRDRILLNRKLFERVRDLYGRRAALGIDDESRRLIEEYFTDFVRAGARLSESGQARLQEINVDLAGLQTRFSQNLLSEVNDSAVVVADRGQLEGLSENEIQAAADAAAARDLKGKFLVALRNTSGQPPLTWIRDRAMRKRIMEASQARGSRGGEFDNRGIVARSARLRAERAALLGYPNHAAYSLERQTAKTVEAVNRFLSQLAEAAAANAAREARDLQAMIDGDGGSHPLASWDWAYYAEQVRRKRYDFDASQLRPYFEIDNVLQKGVFYAANRLFGISLHERTDLPTHHPDVRVFDVLDADSRPLALFLVDLYARSSKQGGAWMSSFVSQSELLGTRAVIGNYMNVPKPPAGEPTLLSVDEVETLFHEFGHALHGIFSSVRYPYFSGTSVARDFVEFPSQINEMWATWPEVVANYAVHFETGEPMPMELVEKMLAAEKFNQGFATTEYLAASLLDQAWHQITVEEAPDDEGVIDFEKAVLAEAGVALDAVPPRYRSTYFSHIWSSGYSAGYYSYIWSEVLDADTVEWFKENGGLTRENGDRFRRMILSQGGSREAMALYRAFRGRDPDAASLLVRRGLN